Proteins encoded together in one Benincasa hispida cultivar B227 chromosome 1, ASM972705v1, whole genome shotgun sequence window:
- the LOC120070569 gene encoding cytochrome b-c1 complex subunit 6 — protein MADEEPVDQKRYLEEACKPKCVKPLLEYQACVKRIQGDDSGHKHCTGQYFDYWSCIDKCVAPKLFTKLK, from the exons AT GGCGGATGAAGAACCCGTTGATCAGAAAAGGTATCTCGAAGAAGCTTGCAAACCCAAGTGTGTGAAGCCACTACTTGAATATCAG GCGTGCGTGAAGAGAATCCAAGGGGATGACAGTGGTCATAAGCATTGCACTGGACAATATTTTGATTATTGGTCTTGCATTGACAAATGT GTTGCAccaaaattatttacaaaactAAAGTAA